Genomic segment of Methanomicrobiales archaeon:
AGACGCGGTCCGGCAAGATCATGCGGCGGGTCCTGAAGGCAAAGGAACTCGGCATGGATCCGGGCGACATAACCACGCTGGAGGAGTAGTCCTCTCACGCTCTTTTCTAGCGGACGATCTCCCCCCGCAAGCGAGTCATTTATATACTGTCCTGTGGCATCTTTATACCATGAGAGCCGAAGAGTCACTGAAGATCGAGAATATCGTGGCTTCTGCAAAAGTTAGCGATCACCTTGATCTCCCCACCCTCGCATCCAAGATAAAGGATGCAGAATACAATAAGAAGCGATTTCCGGGTGTCGTCCTGCGGATGCAGGATCCGAAAATTGCCGCCCTCGTATTCGGAAGCGGGAAGGTCGTCCTGACGGGGGCAAAGAGCATCGATAGCCTCAACAGGGGTCTCGACATCCTCGGGCGGCAGCTGAAGTCCCTGGGGATCGAGATCCCCGAGAACCTGACCTACAAGATCCAGAATATCGTCACCTCCGCTGACCTGGGTTCGCCGATAAACCTCAACAAGATCGCCGTCGGGTTCAACCTCGAGCGGATTGAGTACGAACCCGAACAGTTCCCGGGTCTGGTCTACCGCCTCGAAGACCCGAAGGTCGTGGTGTTGCTCTTC
This window contains:
- a CDS encoding TATA-box-binding protein, with product MRAEESLKIENIVASAKVSDHLDLPTLASKIKDAEYNKKRFPGVVLRMQDPKIAALVFGSGKVVLTGAKSIDSLNRGLDILGRQLKSLGIEIPENLTYKIQNIVTSADLGSPINLNKIAVGFNLERIEYEPEQFPGLVYRLEDPKVVVLLFGSGKLIITGGKKPEDAKKAVNKILSDLTNLGLI